A stretch of Desulfuromonas acetexigens DNA encodes these proteins:
- a CDS encoding DUF2835 domain-containing protein codes for MPQARFSLHVGPEELLRYYRGRASTVAVTADDGSRLRFPAASLRPFVTREGVHGRFLIRFDENLRLVELRRIGG; via the coding sequence ATGCCCCAGGCCCGCTTCTCCCTGCATGTGGGACCCGAGGAGCTGCTGCGGTATTATCGCGGCCGGGCCTCGACGGTGGCGGTCACCGCCGATGACGGCAGCCGCTTGCGCTTCCCGGCGGCCAGCCTGCGGCCTTTCGTCACTCGCGAGGGGGTGCACGGACGGTTTCTCATCCGCTTCGACGAGAATTTACGTTTGGTGGAGTTGCGCCGCATCGGCGGCTAG
- a CDS encoding methyl-accepting chemotaxis protein, whose protein sequence is MFTSTSLRWKILFALIGLSVVPMVIALLILLNSVSGQFDRTLEQRADELAGFVRNTIAYSENEAGNYVRLTSQTPDLVNSIYFASSPEEMLDIGTVIENAQQVFHFDLLQVLNAEGELLRSSVHSDHQGLEVEPLKDHVVVQSALANRGAKGIDQIAGHPAIVTISPITFHNNPIGYLLGAVFLDDDYAKKIKGIAGSDLAFYSRSGKITSSLDELRGLRAEDYQGRESWSATLGETPYSIHHFTLSDEGEGMILALDRSEMVAARQQTRNLFLAILLGVGALALVVGIGISRSIVRPLSAVVGNLKEMAEGAGDLTSRLEVQSKDEVGALAGNFNQFLGRLQEMVRRLQVVRVDLGGAAQRIRGSAGQVNEGVNHSSRSIEECHTAIQGIEQTLGGIAESTGTLVTAVEESSSATLELGSTIEEIAEQMENLFATVDEVSSSINEMSVSSQQIMENVEILSSSTEVTASSITEMDAAIKEIEENAEMTNRLSEAAANDSQLGKEAVDSTIQGIGAIREMVDGASRVIRDLGHQSNSIGNILSVIDDVADQTSLLALNAAIIAAQAGEHGKGFAVVADEIRELAERTAVSTREIGGIIGNLQGGVKEAVKAMDASSERVHQEVARSQVAGEALEKIRNSTLKATDQVRGIVRATQEQARGSQQITGSINQISSMLGQIASAIKQQTAGAQQLAHAAESMRAIASHGKLSTSEQAKGSRQINTSMENISLMIERIDEATREQTSRVRQVLEAVASLRDVGENNALRAAELNQVVESLTRQTAALDEEVGAFKA, encoded by the coding sequence ATGTTTACTTCGACGAGTCTGCGCTGGAAAATCCTCTTCGCTCTGATCGGCCTTTCCGTGGTGCCGATGGTGATCGCCCTGCTCATTTTGCTGAATTCGGTCTCCGGCCAATTCGACCGGACCCTGGAGCAGCGGGCCGATGAACTGGCGGGGTTCGTGCGCAATACCATCGCCTACTCGGAGAATGAGGCCGGCAATTACGTGCGTCTGACCAGTCAGACTCCGGATCTGGTCAACTCCATCTATTTCGCCAGCTCTCCCGAGGAGATGCTCGATATCGGCACGGTTATCGAAAATGCCCAGCAGGTTTTCCATTTCGACCTGCTGCAGGTGCTCAATGCCGAAGGCGAGCTGTTGCGCAGCAGTGTGCATTCCGATCACCAGGGGCTGGAGGTCGAGCCGCTCAAGGATCATGTCGTGGTTCAGTCGGCGTTGGCCAACCGTGGTGCCAAAGGGATCGACCAGATCGCCGGGCATCCCGCCATCGTCACCATTTCCCCCATCACCTTTCATAACAACCCTATCGGCTATCTCCTCGGCGCGGTCTTTCTCGATGACGATTACGCCAAGAAGATCAAAGGGATTGCCGGCTCGGATCTGGCCTTTTACAGCCGTTCGGGGAAGATTACCTCTTCCCTCGACGAATTGCGTGGCCTGCGCGCCGAGGATTATCAGGGGCGCGAGAGCTGGTCGGCGACGCTTGGGGAAACGCCGTACAGCATCCATCATTTCACCCTCAGCGACGAGGGGGAGGGCATGATCCTGGCCCTCGATCGCTCGGAGATGGTGGCGGCCCGGCAGCAGACGCGAAACCTTTTTCTCGCTATTCTCCTCGGAGTCGGCGCCTTGGCGCTGGTTGTCGGTATCGGTATTTCCCGCAGCATCGTCCGTCCCCTTTCGGCGGTGGTCGGCAACCTCAAGGAAATGGCTGAAGGGGCGGGGGATCTGACCAGTCGTCTGGAAGTGCAGTCGAAGGACGAGGTCGGCGCCCTGGCGGGCAACTTCAACCAGTTTCTCGGCCGTCTGCAGGAGATGGTGCGGCGCCTGCAAGTGGTGCGCGTCGACCTGGGCGGGGCCGCCCAGCGCATCCGGGGTTCGGCGGGGCAGGTCAACGAGGGAGTGAACCACTCCTCCCGCTCCATCGAGGAATGTCATACGGCGATCCAGGGGATCGAGCAGACCCTGGGTGGCATCGCCGAGAGCACCGGCACCCTGGTCACGGCGGTGGAGGAGAGTTCCTCGGCGACGCTGGAGCTCGGCTCGACCATCGAGGAGATCGCCGAGCAGATGGAAAATCTCTTCGCCACGGTCGATGAGGTCTCCAGCTCCATCAACGAAATGTCCGTGTCGAGTCAGCAGATCATGGAGAATGTGGAGATTCTTTCCTCCTCCACGGAAGTGACGGCCTCCTCCATTACCGAGATGGATGCCGCCATCAAAGAGATCGAGGAAAATGCCGAAATGACCAATCGTCTCTCCGAGGCGGCGGCCAACGATTCGCAGCTGGGCAAGGAAGCGGTCGACTCCACCATTCAGGGAATTGGCGCCATCCGCGAAATGGTCGACGGGGCGAGTCGGGTGATCCGCGACCTCGGGCACCAGTCCAACTCCATCGGTAACATTCTCAGTGTCATCGACGACGTCGCTGACCAGACCAGCCTGCTGGCTTTGAACGCCGCGATCATCGCCGCCCAGGCCGGCGAGCACGGCAAGGGCTTCGCCGTGGTTGCCGATGAAATCCGGGAACTGGCCGAGCGGACCGCGGTTTCGACCCGGGAAATCGGCGGCATCATCGGCAATCTGCAGGGCGGGGTGAAGGAAGCGGTGAAGGCGATGGATGCCAGCAGCGAGCGGGTTCACCAAGAAGTGGCCCGTTCCCAGGTGGCAGGCGAGGCTCTGGAAAAGATCCGCAACAGCACCCTCAAGGCGACAGACCAGGTGCGCGGCATCGTTCGTGCCACCCAGGAGCAGGCGCGGGGCAGCCAGCAGATCACCGGCTCAATCAACCAGATCTCCTCGATGCTCGGGCAGATCGCCTCGGCGATCAAGCAGCAGACGGCGGGGGCTCAGCAGTTGGCCCACGCTGCCGAGTCGATGCGCGCCATTGCCTCCCACGGCAAGCTCAGCACTTCCGAGCAGGCCAAAGGGAGTCGCCAGATCAATACCAGTATGGAAAATATCAGCCTCATGATCGAGCGCATCGATGAGGCGACCCGCGAACAGACCAGCCGGGTCCGTCAGGTTTTGGAAGCGGTCGCCAGCCTGCGCGATGTCGGGGAGAACAATGCCCTGCGCGCGGCCGAGCTCAACCAGGTCGTGGAAAGCTTGACCCGGCAGACCGCCGCCCTCGACGAAGAGGTCGGCGCGTTCAAGGCATGA
- a CDS encoding MSCRAMM family protein: MARKVTLIWGLLALLLVAGCAGPARQSSERWIDEYVQRDGKTGIDGRVYRKDDGSPIAGAYVNIYPDAISNLLGPSMYISLPTDGEGRYHLDVPPGTYYVVARKRLSGRSMGPLSPGDYYSEHQRVLVEVKAGKLAVADLPLVAIKAPMFFKKGLVDVQGDTGIRGRLVDAEGRPVPGGFATAYDDAEMRRLPDHASTLSDEKGNFTLYLPEAGTYYLGARIHAWDMPRPGEPHGRLGGETPTPIAVEKGAFVEDVVIEMHPFVGEYQAGKSRRPL, translated from the coding sequence ATGGCTCGAAAAGTTACCTTGATCTGGGGTTTGCTGGCGTTGCTGCTCGTTGCCGGGTGCGCCGGACCCGCCCGACAGAGCTCCGAACGCTGGATCGATGAATATGTCCAGCGGGACGGCAAGACCGGAATCGATGGTCGGGTCTATCGCAAGGATGACGGTTCGCCGATCGCCGGCGCCTACGTCAATATCTATCCCGATGCCATCTCCAACCTGCTTGGGCCGTCGATGTACATCTCCCTGCCGACGGACGGAGAGGGGCGCTATCATCTCGACGTTCCTCCCGGTACCTACTATGTGGTGGCGCGTAAGCGACTCAGCGGGCGCTCCATGGGGCCGCTCTCCCCCGGGGATTATTATTCCGAGCACCAGCGGGTTCTGGTAGAGGTCAAGGCCGGCAAGCTGGCCGTCGCCGACCTGCCCTTGGTCGCCATCAAGGCGCCGATGTTCTTCAAGAAGGGGCTGGTCGATGTCCAGGGCGATACCGGGATTCGCGGGCGGCTGGTGGACGCCGAAGGGCGCCCGGTTCCCGGCGGTTTTGCCACGGCCTATGACGACGCCGAGATGCGCCGCCTGCCCGATCATGCCTCGACCCTCTCCGATGAAAAGGGCAACTTCACTCTCTATCTGCCCGAGGCGGGAACCTACTATCTCGGGGCGCGGATTCATGCCTGGGATATGCCCCGGCCCGGCGAGCCCCACGGTCGCCTGGGGGGGGAGACACCGACGCCGATCGCGGTAGAAAAAGGGGCCTTCGTCGAGGATGTCGTCATTGAAATGCATCCTTTTGTCGGGGAATACCAGGCTGGCAAGAGTCGCCGCCCGCTTTGA
- a CDS encoding SDR family oxidoreductase, whose product MAEEREILIVGCGDIGRRVGRLLTAAGRKVVGVVASEESAAKLKKVGIRPLVANLNDPDELLELPTANTLIFYFAPPPGGGITDPKVRNFCAVASGERAPQRLVYISTSGVYGDCGGAMVTEETPANPQTARAKRRYDAEQTLLRWGAEQGVTVVILRVTGIYGPGRIPISRLIDGHPLLRLEESAPTNRIHADDLAQVCVAAAEKGEAGEIFNVSDGHPSTMTEYFLAVAELAGLPRPPLVSMEEARRVMTPLMISYLGESRRMDNTRMLERLEVKLRYPTLAEGLPASLAEG is encoded by the coding sequence ATGGCGGAAGAGAGGGAGATATTGATTGTCGGCTGCGGCGACATTGGCCGCCGGGTCGGGCGCTTGCTTACGGCTGCCGGGCGCAAGGTTGTTGGCGTGGTCGCCAGTGAGGAGAGCGCCGCGAAGTTGAAGAAGGTGGGGATCCGGCCGCTGGTCGCCAATCTCAACGATCCGGACGAGCTGCTCGAGCTGCCCACCGCCAACACACTGATCTTCTATTTCGCGCCGCCGCCCGGCGGCGGCATCACCGATCCCAAGGTGCGCAACTTCTGCGCCGTTGCCAGCGGCGAGCGCGCGCCGCAACGGCTGGTTTACATCAGCACCAGCGGCGTCTACGGCGACTGCGGCGGCGCGATGGTTACCGAGGAGACCCCAGCCAACCCCCAAACCGCCCGAGCCAAGCGCCGCTACGACGCCGAACAGACCCTGCTGCGTTGGGGGGCGGAACAGGGCGTCACCGTTGTCATTTTACGCGTCACCGGGATCTACGGCCCCGGCCGGATTCCCATTTCCCGGCTGATCGACGGCCATCCCCTGCTGCGCCTGGAAGAGTCGGCGCCGACCAATCGCATTCACGCCGACGATCTGGCTCAGGTCTGTGTCGCCGCCGCCGAGAAGGGGGAAGCGGGGGAGATCTTCAACGTCAGCGACGGGCATCCCAGTACCATGACAGAATATTTCCTGGCGGTCGCCGAACTGGCGGGATTGCCCCGTCCGCCTCTGGTTTCCATGGAGGAAGCGCGCCGGGTGATGACGCCGCTGATGATCTCTTACCTTGGCGAATCGCGGCGCATGGACAATACCCGGATGCTCGAGCGCCTTGAGGTTAAGCTGCGCTATCCGACCCTGGCCGAGGGATTGCCGGCGAGTCTCGCCGAGGGCTGA
- the fusA gene encoding elongation factor G, which produces MDLEQRTVRNIGIISHIDAGKTTVSERILFYCGEIHRMGEVHDGSATMDWMDQEQERGITITATSTSCRWRELWINLIDTPGHIDFTIEVERSLRVLDGAVAIFSAVEGVQPQSESVWRQADRYRVPRICLINKLDRIGADYRAVCEQLREQLGARPVLLQIPLGCEGAFAGVIDLLDEQLLRFDEDDQGSTVRAEAIPDELREEARTAREALVEAAADFDDGILDDFLEGREIDPFRLRAALRRGTLECRIYPVLLGSALRNKGIQPLLDAVGTYLPSPLDLPPVSARHPRHPEREELLPSTATGPLCALAFKVVADEGRKLTYLRIYSGRIKAGDAVWNSTQVCHEKVARLFRMHAHRRERLDEAGAGDIVAAAGLKSVLTGDTLCAVDHPLLLAGLSFPEPVVSLAVEPKGVDDRDKLPPALEKLQWEDPTFRVREDQETGQTILVGMGELHLEVLTTRLARDFGVEVKTGRPQVVYRETLGRQVEWREHFHREVEGKVQDGEVLLRLTPLSRGEGLKILLPAEGGCALPAELREAARQGLESACAAGLVVGYPLTDLRVELVEAPFVPGLTTEPGLRAAVQRGLAMAAREGRPLLLEPVMVIELLAPGDYAGKVLGSLQQKRGRIEGVQSRGDLEVIRAKVPLVEMFGYMTELRGATKGRGTFTMEFSHHDDAPPEVLKRFGLL; this is translated from the coding sequence ATGGATCTGGAGCAGCGCACGGTACGCAATATCGGCATCATCTCCCATATCGACGCCGGCAAGACGACGGTTTCCGAGCGGATTCTCTTCTACTGCGGCGAAATTCACCGCATGGGTGAGGTCCATGACGGCTCGGCGACCATGGACTGGATGGATCAGGAGCAGGAGCGCGGTATCACCATCACCGCCACCAGCACCAGCTGTCGCTGGCGGGAGCTGTGGATCAACCTCATCGACACTCCCGGGCATATCGATTTCACTATCGAGGTGGAGCGCTCCCTGCGGGTGCTCGACGGCGCGGTGGCGATCTTCAGCGCCGTCGAGGGGGTGCAACCGCAGAGCGAATCGGTCTGGCGTCAGGCCGACCGCTATCGGGTGCCGCGCATCTGTCTGATCAACAAGCTCGACCGCATCGGCGCCGACTACCGGGCGGTCTGTGAGCAGCTGCGGGAACAGCTCGGCGCCCGTCCTGTCCTGCTGCAGATTCCCCTGGGCTGCGAAGGGGCTTTCGCCGGGGTGATCGATCTGCTTGACGAGCAGCTGTTGCGTTTCGACGAAGACGATCAGGGGAGTACGGTTCGCGCTGAAGCGATCCCCGACGAACTGCGTGAAGAAGCGCGGACGGCCCGGGAGGCCCTGGTCGAGGCGGCCGCCGACTTCGACGACGGGATTCTCGACGACTTTCTTGAAGGTCGCGAGATCGACCCGTTCCGGCTGCGTGCCGCTTTGCGGAGGGGCACCCTGGAGTGCCGGATTTATCCCGTACTGCTCGGCTCGGCCTTGCGCAATAAGGGGATTCAGCCGCTGCTCGACGCCGTTGGCACCTACCTGCCTTCGCCCCTCGATCTGCCACCGGTTTCGGCCCGGCATCCGCGCCACCCCGAACGGGAAGAGCTCTTGCCCAGTACCGCTACCGGCCCGCTCTGCGCCCTGGCCTTCAAGGTCGTGGCCGACGAAGGGCGCAAGCTGACTTACCTGCGCATCTATTCCGGGCGGATCAAGGCCGGGGACGCGGTCTGGAACAGTACCCAGGTCTGTCACGAAAAGGTCGCCCGTCTCTTTCGCATGCACGCCCATCGCCGTGAACGTCTCGACGAGGCCGGTGCTGGGGACATCGTTGCCGCCGCCGGGCTGAAGAGCGTGCTCACCGGCGACACCCTCTGCGCCGTCGATCATCCCCTGCTGCTGGCCGGACTGTCCTTCCCCGAGCCGGTCGTTTCCCTGGCGGTGGAGCCCAAGGGGGTGGATGACCGGGACAAATTGCCGCCGGCCCTGGAGAAGCTGCAATGGGAGGATCCGACCTTCCGGGTGCGGGAGGATCAGGAGACCGGGCAGACCATCCTCGTCGGCATGGGCGAGCTGCACCTGGAAGTGCTGACCACCCGTCTGGCGCGGGATTTCGGGGTCGAGGTCAAGACCGGCCGGCCGCAGGTGGTTTACCGCGAAACCCTGGGCCGGCAGGTGGAATGGCGCGAGCACTTTCATCGCGAAGTGGAAGGGAAGGTGCAGGATGGCGAGGTTTTGCTGCGGCTGACCCCCCTGTCCCGGGGGGAAGGGCTGAAGATTCTGCTCCCCGCCGAAGGGGGATGTGCGCTGCCGGCGGAGTTGCGCGAGGCGGCCCGGCAAGGGCTGGAGTCCGCCTGCGCGGCGGGTCTGGTGGTCGGCTATCCTCTCACCGATCTGCGGGTCGAGCTGGTCGAGGCCCCTTTTGTGCCGGGGTTGACCACCGAGCCGGGTCTGCGCGCCGCCGTTCAGCGAGGCCTGGCCATGGCCGCCCGGGAAGGACGGCCGCTGCTGCTGGAGCCGGTCATGGTCATTGAGCTGCTGGCCCCGGGCGATTACGCCGGCAAGGTCCTCGGCTCTCTGCAGCAGAAGCGCGGCCGCATTGAAGGTGTCCAGAGCCGGGGCGATCTGGAGGTTATTCGGGCGAAAGTGCCGCTGGTGGAGATGTTCGGCTACATGACCGAGTTACGCGGCGCCACCAAGGGGCGCGGGACCTTCACCATGGAGTTCTCCCATCATGACGACGCCCCCCCCGAAGTGCTCAAGCGCTTCGGCTTGCTCTGA
- the pepN gene encoding aminopeptidase N: MSDSQPREVRLKDYVPPTYLVDTVDLHFDLDDARTLVTAALKLRRNPDAATTDPVLTLFGRDLELLSLRLDGRELGEGDYRILGENLSIAGVPDTFSLQIETVIHPRENTSLEGLYTSSGNFCTQCEPEGFRKITWFPDRPDVLARYTVTLVAEYARYPVLLANGNLVEAGKLPDGRHFARWDDPFPKPSYLFALVAGDLVEIADRFTTASGREVALRLYVEARNRAKCEHAMASLKKAMAWDEQVYGLEYDLDIYMIVAVDDFNMGAMENKGLNVFNSKYVLARPETATDADYQGIEGVIGHEYFHNWTGNRVTCRDWFQLSLKEGLTVFRDQQFSADMGSAAVKRIEDVRILRNSQFPEDAGPMAHPVRPASYVEINNFYTATVYNKGAEVIRMYHTLLGPERFRQGLRLYLERHDGQAATTDDFLRAMAEAGGIDLTQFQRWYEQAGTPELQVESAYDAATRTFDLTVRQSCPATPGQPLKEPFHIPLAAGLLGPDGRDLPLRLEGETAPAVAGTRVLELRHATETFRFVDLKERPVPSLLRGFSAPVRLRGDWLQADLALRMAHDSDPFNRWEAGQQLACDLLLRQVTAIGDGREEAFDSSFVAAFRAALNDAESDPALLALALTLPTETYLGEQLEVIDPAAIHQARESLRRHLGEELRDDFFQGYRRCRDAGPYRPEPAAIGRRSLKNLCLAYLMSREDADSLSLCLEQFEAADNMTDVLAALGCLANSTDPRREKALPRFREQWADDPLVLDKWFLLQATSRRPEALDEVRRLMADSAFNIRNPNKVRALIGAFCQGNPARFHAADGEGYRFCADQVLAIDPFNPQVAARLLGALSRWRRYDGARQGLMRKELERILAAEGLSPDCYEIAAKSLA; the protein is encoded by the coding sequence ATGTCCGATTCGCAACCCCGGGAAGTTCGGCTCAAGGACTATGTGCCGCCGACTTACCTGGTTGATACCGTCGATCTGCACTTCGATCTCGATGACGCCCGCACCCTCGTTACCGCCGCGCTGAAGCTGCGGCGCAATCCCGACGCCGCCACCACCGACCCGGTTCTGACCCTCTTTGGCCGCGACCTGGAATTGCTCTCCTTGCGCCTTGACGGGCGGGAGCTGGGGGAGGGGGACTACCGTATCCTTGGCGAGAACCTGAGTATCGCCGGAGTCCCCGACACCTTCTCCCTGCAGATCGAAACGGTCATCCATCCCCGGGAGAACACCTCCCTCGAAGGCCTCTACACCTCCAGCGGCAACTTCTGCACCCAGTGCGAGCCCGAAGGCTTCCGCAAGATCACCTGGTTTCCCGACCGCCCCGACGTCCTCGCCCGCTATACCGTCACCCTCGTCGCCGAGTACGCCCGTTATCCGGTCCTTCTGGCCAACGGCAATCTGGTTGAGGCGGGGAAGTTGCCGGATGGCCGCCATTTCGCCCGCTGGGACGATCCCTTCCCCAAGCCGAGTTATCTCTTCGCCCTAGTGGCGGGGGATCTGGTCGAAATCGCCGACCGCTTCACCACCGCCTCCGGGCGCGAGGTCGCTCTGCGCCTCTATGTCGAGGCCCGCAACCGCGCCAAATGCGAGCACGCCATGGCCTCCTTGAAAAAGGCCATGGCCTGGGACGAGCAGGTTTACGGCCTGGAATACGATCTGGATATCTATATGATCGTGGCGGTCGACGATTTCAACATGGGGGCGATGGAGAACAAGGGGCTCAACGTCTTCAACTCCAAATACGTGCTGGCCCGTCCGGAGACCGCTACCGACGCCGATTATCAGGGGATCGAAGGGGTCATCGGCCACGAATATTTCCACAACTGGACCGGCAACCGGGTCACCTGTCGGGACTGGTTCCAACTCAGCCTCAAGGAGGGGTTGACCGTCTTCCGCGACCAGCAGTTTTCGGCGGATATGGGCTCGGCGGCGGTCAAGCGCATCGAGGATGTGCGCATTCTGCGCAACAGCCAGTTCCCCGAGGATGCCGGGCCGATGGCCCATCCGGTGCGCCCCGCCTCCTACGTGGAGATCAACAACTTCTATACCGCCACGGTCTACAACAAGGGGGCCGAGGTCATTCGTATGTACCACACCCTGCTCGGCCCCGAACGCTTTCGCCAGGGTTTGCGCCTCTATCTGGAGCGCCATGACGGGCAGGCGGCGACCACTGACGATTTTCTGCGGGCGATGGCCGAGGCGGGCGGCATCGATCTCACGCAGTTCCAGCGCTGGTATGAGCAGGCCGGCACCCCCGAACTGCAGGTCGAAAGCGCTTACGATGCCGCGACCCGGACCTTTGATCTGACGGTCCGGCAGAGCTGTCCGGCGACGCCAGGGCAGCCGCTGAAGGAGCCCTTTCACATTCCCCTGGCCGCTGGTCTGCTCGGTCCCGACGGCCGCGATCTGCCCCTGCGCCTGGAGGGAGAAACGGCCCCGGCCGTGGCGGGGACGCGGGTGCTGGAGCTGCGGCACGCAACCGAAACCTTCCGCTTTGTCGATCTGAAGGAGCGGCCGGTTCCTTCGCTGTTGCGGGGCTTTTCCGCCCCGGTGCGGCTGCGTGGCGACTGGCTCCAGGCCGATCTGGCCCTGCGCATGGCCCATGACAGCGACCCTTTCAACCGCTGGGAGGCCGGGCAGCAGCTCGCCTGCGATCTGCTGCTGCGGCAGGTGACGGCGATTGGCGACGGTCGGGAGGAGGCTTTCGATTCCTCCTTTGTCGCGGCTTTTCGTGCGGCCCTCAATGATGCCGAAAGCGATCCGGCGCTGCTCGCCCTCGCCCTGACCCTGCCCACCGAGACCTATCTCGGCGAACAGCTGGAAGTGATTGACCCCGCCGCCATCCATCAGGCGCGGGAGAGCTTACGCCGACACCTGGGCGAAGAACTGCGCGACGATTTCTTCCAGGGCTATCGCCGCTGCCGGGATGCCGGCCCCTACCGGCCGGAACCGGCGGCCATCGGTCGCCGAAGTCTGAAAAATCTCTGTCTCGCCTACCTGATGAGCCGGGAGGACGCAGACTCCCTTTCCCTGTGCCTGGAGCAGTTCGAGGCCGCCGACAACATGACCGACGTCCTCGCCGCTCTTGGCTGTTTGGCCAACAGCACCGACCCGCGCCGAGAGAAGGCCTTGCCCCGCTTTCGCGAGCAGTGGGCGGACGACCCGCTGGTGCTGGACAAATGGTTCCTGCTCCAGGCGACCTCCCGCCGCCCGGAGGCCCTGGACGAGGTGCGCCGCCTGATGGCGGATTCGGCCTTCAATATCCGCAATCCCAACAAGGTGCGCGCCCTCATCGGCGCTTTCTGTCAGGGGAATCCGGCCCGTTTTCACGCCGCCGACGGGGAGGGCTACCGCTTCTGCGCCGATCAGGTGCTGGCCATCGACCCCTTTAATCCCCAGGTGGCGGCCCGCCTGCTCGGTGCCCTCAGCCGCTGGCGGCGTTATGACGGGGCGCGACAGGGGCTGATGCGTAAGGAACTGGAACGGATTCTGGCGGCCGAGGGCCTGTCGCCGGACTGTTACGAAATCGCCGCGAAGAGTCTCGCGTGA
- a CDS encoding GPMC system MBL fold metallohydrolase — protein MSRRAVTVTILGSGTSTGVPVPACTCPVCCSREPRNQRTRCSILLSFDGHNILIDTSTDLRQQALREGITHVDAVLFTHTHADHVNGIDDLRPFNLASGSAIPIHACAEDLAVLRRVFAYIFENDDEPGYRPRLCAQEISAGFSLFGLPILPLPLVHGPGRSLGYRIGPFAYLTDCSSVPEATLELLAGIDILIIDGLRFRPHLSHLSIAQALAVAECLGAGRTILTHLSHDVDYSRHAPLLPTGTELAYDGQRLVFTLPNP, from the coding sequence ATGAGCAGGCGCGCCGTCACTGTGACCATTCTCGGCTCCGGCACCAGCACCGGGGTGCCGGTGCCGGCCTGCACCTGCCCGGTCTGCTGTTCCCGGGAACCGCGCAACCAGCGCACCCGCTGCAGCATCCTACTCAGTTTCGACGGCCACAACATCCTCATCGACACCTCCACCGACCTGCGTCAGCAGGCCCTGCGCGAAGGCATCACCCATGTCGACGCGGTCCTCTTCACCCACACCCACGCCGACCATGTCAACGGCATCGACGATCTCCGCCCCTTCAATCTGGCCTCGGGGTCGGCCATTCCCATCCACGCCTGCGCCGAGGATCTCGCCGTACTGCGCCGGGTCTTTGCCTATATCTTCGAGAATGATGACGAGCCCGGCTATCGCCCCCGCCTATGCGCACAGGAGATCAGCGCAGGCTTTTCCCTTTTCGGGCTGCCGATTCTCCCCCTGCCGCTGGTCCATGGCCCGGGGCGTTCCCTCGGCTACCGCATCGGCCCCTTCGCCTACCTCACCGATTGCAGTTCCGTTCCCGAGGCGACCTTGGAGTTGCTCGCCGGAATCGATATCCTGATCATCGACGGTCTGCGCTTTCGCCCCCACCTCAGCCACCTGAGTATCGCCCAGGCTCTGGCCGTGGCCGAGTGCCTCGGCGCCGGGCGCACCATCCTCACCCATCTCAGTCATGACGTCGACTACAGCCGTCATGCCCCGCTCCTCCCCACCGGTACCGAGCTGGCCTACGACGGTCAGCGCCTGGTCTTCACCCTGCCCAACCCCTGA